The segment GGTTGGATTTTACGGCTTTTCCCTCCCGTGTGGTGATGCTGTAACCCCGGTCGAGGATGGTCAACGGACTGAGCGACTGCAGATTTTTTACGACCCCATTGAAACGGTTCTTCTCAAGTTGCACCAGAGACCGGGTTTTTTCAGTCAGACGATGGTTGAGAGAAAATCGCCTTTCCTCAAGACGCTGGACTGCTTTTTTGGGGGACGCCTGTATCAGTCGCTCAACCCGACCCTGCAGACGCTGATGGTGAAGAACCACCCCCTGGCCCAATCCACGCAGCAGCCGGAGGCTCAGTTCGCGCAACCGCTCCTCATAACGCTCTATCGCCTTTTTGGGCGATGTCTGAAACAGCCGTTCGACCCGGCTTTCCAACCAGTGTTTTTGCAGAACCACCCCCTGGTTCAAGCCGCGGACAAGACGCAAGTTTAAATCGTCCAATCGTTGAGCCAACGGCGCAAAAATGTGCAGGGGATCGCGGAAAAACCGCCGGTCGGTGAGTCTTTTTAAATGCACCCGGTGATCTTCGATGGGCCGTTTCGCCGAAACCATTAACTGCCGGGTCAGATAGACCAATTGCTCGAGAACATCGTCCAATACCGGAACCGTGAGCTCCGCTGCGGCAGAAGGCGTCGGCGCACGCAGATCCGCCACAAAATCTGCGATGGTGAAATCGATCTCGTGCCCGACGGCCGAGACCACGGGAATTTCAGACGCCGAAATCGCGCGTGCCACCACTTCTTCGTTAAACGCCCACAAATCTTCGATCGACCCGCCGCCGCGCCCGACGATCAACACATCGACATCCCCTACCCGGTTCATCTCATTTATAGCGTCAGCGATTTCCTGCGCCGATCCTTCCCCCTGGACTTTCACTGGGTTTATCAATACGGAAACTTTTGGGTTCCTCCGGCGAATGACATTCAAAATATCGCGCACCGCAGCACCCGTGGGAGACGTGACCACCCCCACCTTCCAGGGAAACTCTGGAATCGGTTTTTTGCGCGCTTCATCGAACAAACCTTCCTTCGACAGTTTTTCCTTCAATTGTTCAAAAGCTTTTTGCAGAGCCCCGAGCCCAACCGGTTCCAGCATCTCCACTACGATCTGATATTCTCCCCGGGCGTCGTACACCGTCACCCGGCCGAACAAATGAACGTGATCGCCTTCCTCCGGCTGATACTTGAGCCCGGCTCTGAACCCTTTGAACAGGACACAGCGAATCTGAGATTTTTCATCCTTGAGAACGAAATAGGCGTGTTTCGAGGCCGCTACCCGGAGGTTGGAAATTTCCCCCTCCACCCAGATGGTATCGAATTCCGTTTCGAGGAGGCCCCGGATGGTGCGGGTCAGCTCCGAGACAGAGTAAACCCGTGGCTGGTCTTCCTCAACCTCACTGAAATTTAACGAAGGGTCCAATTTTTCGACTCAGGATTTTGTAACGGATTAAAAAGCGTTCACGGAAAAAACCGCTAAGCCAGTATGCCAGAAAGGCGTGTGGAGTAAAAACGATTCCGAGTGAGAAAGGCGGGAAAATGACAATAAGTATTTGTTATCTATGGCCAGC is part of the Nitrospinaceae bacterium genome and harbors:
- the xseA gene encoding exodeoxyribonuclease 7 large subunit; this encodes MDPSLNFSEVEEDQPRVYSVSELTRTIRGLLETEFDTIWVEGEISNLRVAASKHAYFVLKDEKSQIRCVLFKGFRAGLKYQPEEGDHVHLFGRVTVYDARGEYQIVVEMLEPVGLGALQKAFEQLKEKLSKEGLFDEARKKPIPEFPWKVGVVTSPTGAAVRDILNVIRRRNPKVSVLINPVKVQGEGSAQEIADAINEMNRVGDVDVLIVGRGGGSIEDLWAFNEEVVARAISASEIPVVSAVGHEIDFTIADFVADLRAPTPSAAAELTVPVLDDVLEQLVYLTRQLMVSAKRPIEDHRVHLKRLTDRRFFRDPLHIFAPLAQRLDDLNLRLVRGLNQGVVLQKHWLESRVERLFQTSPKKAIERYEERLRELSLRLLRGLGQGVVLHHQRLQGRVERLIQASPKKAVQRLEERRFSLNHRLTEKTRSLVQLEKNRFNGVVKNLQSLSPLTILDRGYSITTREGKAVKSNQDVKPGDSVQVRLSKGRLDCTVDETSEKVNK